In Octopus bimaculoides isolate UCB-OBI-ISO-001 chromosome 28, ASM119413v2, whole genome shotgun sequence, the following are encoded in one genomic region:
- the LOC106882509 gene encoding LOW QUALITY PROTEIN: zinc finger protein 91 (The sequence of the model RefSeq protein was modified relative to this genomic sequence to represent the inferred CDS: deleted 1 base in 1 codon; substituted 2 bases at 2 genomic stop codons), translating into MVKRYQCDICGNSFSKKDGLTHHKHTHTGEKPYQCSICGNSFSRDFVLTRHKRLHTGEKPYQCDICGKSFSESGHLTSHKRTHTREKPYHCDICGKSFSRNYDLTCHKRLHTGEKPYHCDICGKSFSRNSCLTRHKRTHTGEKPYQRDICGTSFARNDGLTTHKHIHTGEKPYHCDICVKSFTQSDHLAKHRRTHTREKPYHCDICGKSFSRNDNLTCHKRTHTGEKPYHCDICGKSFSRNDGLTYHKRLHTGEKPYHCDICGKSFSVCSHLTEHIRIHTGEKPYHCDICGKSFSRNVVLTRHKRTHTGEKPYHCDICGKSFLQSSDVTKHTRTHTGERPYHCNICGKSYSQSSDLTKHTRTHTGEKPYHCDICGKSFSQSSKLTQHTRTHTGEKPYHCDICGKSFSVSRHLTDHKRTHTGEKPCKCDICGKSFSRNDVLTRHKRTHTGEKPYQCNICGKSFSESHDLTNHKRTHTGEKPYECGICGKSFSRNDGLTNHKHIHTGXKPYLCNVCGISFSEFVNLTNHKRTHTGEKPYQCDICGKSFSKNYDLTCHKRFHTGEKPYQCDICGKSFSVCGHLTEHKRTHTGEKPYHCDICGKSFSRNYGLTCHKRLHTGEKPYQCNICGKSFSESGSVTIHKRTHTGEKPYHCDICGKSFSSNYGLTNHKRTHTGEKPYHCDVCGKAFSQTGQLSQHKRTHTGEKPYHCDICGQSFSESGHLTKHKRTHTGEKPYHCDICGKSFXXXFSESGHLTKHKRTHTGEKPYHCDICGKSFSVSGHLTDHKRTHTGEKPYECGICGKSFSRNDGLTNHKRIHTGXKPYLCNVCGKSFSEFVNLQEKNYVTVTSVLNHSQEIMVLS; encoded by the exons atGGTAAAAcgatatcagtgtgatatttgtggtaactCATTTTCAAAAAAGGATGGACTCACTCAtcataaacatactcatacaggagaaaaaccatatcagtgcagtATCTGTGGTAATTCATTCTCTAGAGATTTTGTTCTCACTAGGCATAAACGtttacatacaggagagaagccatatcagtgtgatatttgtggtaaatcattctctgaatctGGTCACTTGACTAgtcataaacgtactcatacaagagaaaaaccatatcactgtgacatctgtggtaaatcgttctctagAAATTATGATCTCACTTGTCATAAACGtttacatacaggagagaagccatatcactgtgatatctgtggtaaatcattctctagaaattCTTGTCTCACTAggcataaacgtactcatacaggagaaaaaccatatcagcgTGACATATGTGGTACATCTTTCGCTAGAAATGATGGTCTTACTactcataaacatattcacacaggagagaagccatatcactgcgaTATATGTGTTAAATCATTTACTCAATCTGATCACTTAGCTAAGCACAGACGTACTCATAcaagagaaaaaccatatcactgtgacatctgtggtaaatcgttctctagAAATGATAATCTCACTTGTCATaaacgtactcacacaggagaaaaaccatatcactgtgacatctgtggtaaatcattttcaagAAATGATGGACTCACTTATCATAAACgtcttcatacaggagagaaaccttatcactgtgatatctgtggtaaatcattctctgtatgTAGTCACTTAACTGAACACatccgtattcatacaggagaaaaaccatatcactgtgacatctgtggtaaatcattctctagaaatgTTGTTCTCACTagacataaacgtactcatactggagaaaaaccatatcactgtgatatctgtggtaaatcatttcttCAGTCTAGTGACGTAACTAagcacacacgtactcatacaggagaaagaccatatcactgtaatatctgtggtaaatcatattCTCAGTCTAGTGACTTAACTAagcacacacgtactcatacaggagaaaaaccatatcactgtgatatctgtggtaaatcattttctcagtcTAGTAAATTAACTCagcacacacgtactcatacaggagagaagccatatcactgtgatatctgtggtaaatcattctctgtatcTCGTCACTTAACTGatcacaaacgtactcacacaggagaaaaaccatgtaaatgtgacatctgtggtaaatcattctctagaaatgATGTTCTCACTCGTCATaaacgtactcacacaggagaaaaaccatatcagtgtaatatctgtggtaaatcattctctgaatctCATGATCTAACTAaccacaaacgtactcatacggGAGAAAAACCGTATGAGTgtggtatctgtggtaaatcattctctagaaatgATGGTCTCACtaatcacaaacatattcatacaggataGAAGCCATATCTTTGTAATGTCTGTGGTATATCATTCTCTGAATTTGTTAACTTAACTAaccacaaacgtactcatacag gagagaagccatatcagtgtgat atctgtggtaaatcgttctctaaAAATTATGATCTCACTTGTCATAAACgttttcatacaggagagaagccatatcagtgtgatatttgtggtaaatcattctctgtatgTGGTCACTTAACtgaacacaaacgtactcatacaggagaaaaaccatatcactgtgacatctgtggtaaatcattctcaagaAATTATGGTCTTACTTGTCATAAACGtttacatacaggagagaagccatatcagtgtaatatttgtggtaaatcattctctgaatctGGTTCTGTGACAAttcataaacgtactcatacaggagagaagccatatcactgtgatatctgtggtaaatcattctctagcaATTATGGTCTCACTAATCATaaacgtactcacacaggagaaaaaccatatcactgtgatgtctgtggtaaagcattttcTCAAACAGGTCAGTTAAGTcaacacaaacgtactcacacaggagaaaaaccatatcactgtgatatctgtggtcagtCATTCTCGGAATCTGGTCACTTGACTaagcacaaacgtactcatacaggagaaaaaccatatcactgtgatatctgtggtaaatcattcNNNNNNNNN TTCTCGGAATCTGGTCACTTGACTaagcacaaacgtactcatacaggagaaaaaccatatcactgtgatatctgtggtaaatcattctctgtatcGGGTCACTTAACTgatcacaaacgtactcatacggGAGAAAAACCGTATGAGTGTggaatctgtggtaaatcattctctagaaatgATGGTCTCACtaatcataaacgtattcatacaggataGAAGCCATATCTTTgtaatgtctgtggtaaatcattctctgaatttGTTAACTTACAGGAGAAAAACTAtgtcactgtgacatctgtgttAAATCATTCTCAAGAAATTATGGTCTTGTCATAA
- the LOC128251181 gene encoding zinc finger protein 479-like: MQKETEKSSYHCGICQQSFSLESNLIKHKCINGGEKPYPCEICGKSFSVCGHLTKHKRTHTGEKPYKCDICGNSFSRNDALTGHKRTHTGEKPYHCDICGKSFSHSGDLNKHTRTHTGEKPYHCDIIIISIFFNVFRQKNSKTIEKMKKLGGVGNLNFEMQILNLRIQINGFLQR; the protein is encoded by the exons atgcaaaaagagactgaaaaatCCTCATACCATTGTGGTATCTGTCAACAATCATTTTCTCTGGAAAGTAACCTCATTAAACACAAATGTATTAATggaggtgagaaaccatatccctgtgaaatttgtggtaaatcattctctgtatgtggtcacttaactaaacacaaacgtactcatacaggagaaaaaccatataagtgtgatatctgtggtaactcATTCTCTAGAAATGATGCACTCACTGGTCATAAACGaactcacacaggagaaaaaccctatcactgcgatatctgtggtaaatcattttctcactCTGGTGACTTAAATAagcacacacgtactcatacaggagaaaaaccatatcactgtgatat aatcataatctccatatttttcaaCGTATTTCGCcaaaaaaattctaaaacaattgaaaaaatgaagaaattaggcGGTGTGgggaatttaaattttgaaatgcagatTCTGAATCTCCGCATTCAAATTAATGGGTTTctgcagagataa
- the LOC106878336 gene encoding zinc finger protein 271: protein MEKGVVLTGEILKEIGKSSYPCDICEKSFSQKSNLVKHRRIHTGEKPYHCEICGKSFSGSSYLTIHKRIHTGEKPYQCDICGKSFSRSSDLTTHKRIHTGEKPYQCDICSKSFSRSSNLTKHKRSHTGEKPYQCNICSKSFCGSSEVTKHKRIHTGEKPYHCDICGKSFSGNSDLSTHKHVHTGEKAYHCDVCGKSFSRASNLSKHIRVHTGERPYHCDTCGKSFSRCSNLINHKRIHMGKKPYQCDICGKSFFGRSDLTVHERIHTGEKPYHCEECGKSFSGSSALSRHIRIHTGERLFYCDICNKSFSRRSGLTIHKRVHTGEKPYHCNFCGKSFTEKCNLVIHARIHTEK, encoded by the coding sequence ATGGAAAAGGGGGTGGTTTTAACTGGTGAGATATTAAAAGAGATTGGAAAATCATCTTACCCATGCGATATTTGTGAAAAGTCATTCTCTCAGAAAAGTAACCTTGTGAAACAccgacgtattcatacaggagagaagccatatcactgtgagatttgtggcaaatcattctctggaagtagttacttgactatacacaaacgtattcatacaggggagaagccatatcagtgtgatatctgcggtaaatctTTCTCTAGAAGTAGtgacttaactacacacaaacgtattcatacaggagagaagccgtatcagtgtgacatctgtagtaaatcattctctagaagtagtaatttaactaaacacaaacgtagtCATAcgggggagaaaccatatcagtgtaatatctgcagtaaatcattTTGTGGGAGTAGTGAAGtaacaaaacacaaacgtattcatactggagagaagccatatcattgtgatatctgtggtaaatcattctctggaaataGTGACTTAAGTACACATAAACatgttcatacaggtgagaaagcatatcactgtgatgtctgtggtaaatccttctcaaGAGCTAGTAACCTGAGTAAACATATACGCGTTCATACAGGGGAgaggccatatcattgtgatacctgtggtaaatcattctctagatgTAGTAACTTAATTaaccacaaacgtattcatatgggcaagaaaccatatcagtgtgacatctgtggtaagtCTTTCTTTGGAAGAAGTGACCTAACAGTACatgaacgtattcatacaggtgagaaaccatatcactgcgaAGAGTGTGGTAAATCGTTTTCAGGAAGTAGTGCCCTAAGtagacacatacgtattcatacaggggaaaggCTATTTTACTGTGATATATgcaataaatcattctctcgtagAAGCGgtttaactatacacaaacgtgttcacacaggtgagaagccatatcactgtaattTCTGTGGTAAGTCGTTCACAGAGAAATGTAACTTAGTTATTCATGCACGTATTCATACAGAAaaataa